A genomic stretch from Thalassophryne amazonica chromosome 18, fThaAma1.1, whole genome shotgun sequence includes:
- the LOC117531606 gene encoding glycylpeptide N-tetradecanoyltransferase 2-like — translation MSSSDKMLREDDAGIVKKSKKKQKKEDTWRPESQRDPFAMVNILPEKMQEELQKTLHLFSLGQNLPKTLHEAKRHTYRFWETQPVPRLDDHVTTHGPVIEDEATVRSDPYSLPQDFCWDTLDFSNPTVLKELCTLLNENYMEEDDNTLRPIFSQEYLRWTLQPPNWEAQWYCGVRINTNKKLVGFISAVPGDVRVYDREKQMAQVKFLCVHKKLRLKRMSPVLIRELTRRVNQQGLYQAVYTAAVVLPTPLSSCRYWHRPLQTQKLMGINHPAVRRNMTLQRACKFNRLPEVTKTPGLRLMTKHDIPQVHSLLWENLGRFHLTPIFSLEEVEHWLLPRENVIDSYVVEADNGALTDVVSFYSLSSRVLHHPIHTELTAAHLLYLASAATDPGELMQDALVLAKSKGHDIFTALDVMDNRSFLEKLKFSISDETLHYYLYNWMCPHMNPSEVGLVLPN, via the exons ATGTCTTCTAGTGATAAAATGCTCAGAGAGGATGATGCCGGTATTGTAAAAAAGAGCAAAAAGAAGCAGAAGAAGGAAGATACCTGGAGACCAGAGAGCCAGAGAGACCCATTTGCTATG GTGAACATTCTGCCAGAGAAGATGCAGGAGGAACTCCAGAAAACACTCCATCTATTCTCTTTAGGTCAGAATCTGCCTAAAACCCTACATGAGGCCAAGAGACATACTTACCGCTTTTGGGAGACACAACCTGTCCCCAGACTGG ATGATCATGTTACAACACATGGACCAGTAATAGAAGATGAGGCCACCGTCCGCAGTGATCCTTATTCTCTGCCACAAGATTTCTGCTGGGACACTCTGGACTTCAGCAATCCCACCGTG CTGAAAGAGCTTTGCACTCTGCTAAATGAGAACTACATGGAGGAAGACGACAACACTCTGAGGCCTATCTTCAGTCAAGAGTATCTACGGTG gaCTTTACAGCCCCCTAATTGGGAGGCCCAATGGTACTGTGGTGTGAGAATAAACACCAATAAGAAGTTAGTTGGCTTCATTAGTGCAGTTCCCGGGGATGTCCGTGTATATGACAG GGAGAAGCAAATGGCACAGGTCAAATTCTTGTGTGTACATAAGAAGCTGCGCCTGAAACGGATGAGTCCAGTTCTGATCCGAGAGCTCACCAGACGGGTCAACCAGCAGGGACTGTACCAGGCCGTCTACacagctgctgtggtgctgcccaCACCGCTGAGCTCCTGCAG ATACTGGCACCGGCCTCTGCAAACCCAAAAGCTGATGGGAATCAATCATCCAGCTGTGAGAAGGAACATGACCCTGCAGAGAGCCTGCAAATTCAACCGCCTGCCAGAG GTAACAAAGACCCCAGGTCTGCGCCTCATGACCAAACACGACATTCCGCAGGTTCACTCGCTGCTCTGGGAAAACCTCGGCAGGTTTCATCTTACTCCCATCTTCTCCCTGGAGGAAGTAGAGCACTGGCTGTTGCCACGGGAGAATGTGATTGACAGCTATGTTGTGGAG GCGGATAACGGCGCCTTGACAGATGTGGTGAGTTTCTACAGCCTCTCATCCCGGGTCCTGCATCACCCGATCCACACCGAGCTGACAGCGGCTCACCTCCTCTACCTCGCCTCAGCTGCCACAGACCCGGGTGAACTGATGCAGGACGCTCTGGTCCTCGCCAAATCT AAAGGTCACGACATCTTCACTGCTCTCGATGTGATGGATAACAGGAGTTTTCTGGAGAAACTCAAGTTCAGCATCAGTGATGAGACCTTGCATTACTACCTTTATAACTGGATGTGTCCTCACATGAATCCAAGCGAG GTGGGGTTGGTGTTGCCAAACTGA